GAAACCGATAAAAAATTGGATGGTGAAATGAGTATAAAATCTGAATCTTATGAGAACATAAACTTTTGTCAGCAGTGCGGTTCCAAACTGCAGCTGCAGGACGATCACGAGAAAAAACTGCGTCTTAAATGTTCCAATTGTGGATTCACATTTTACAAAAATCCCATTCCTGCTTCTGCCTGTGTTATTATTAATGATCAAAATAAGGTGGTTGTCATCAAACGAAAATTTGAGCCGAATGCCGGCGGCTGGGCACTTCCCAGTGGCTATGTCGAGATCGATCAAACTCCCGAAGAATGTGCCGCAGAAGAAATGCAGGAAGAAACCGGTCTGATTGGTGAAGTAGAAAAGTTTTTAGGTTATTATACCGATCATTCTCCCATCTATGAAAAAGTAATTTCTTTTGGCTTTCTGATGAAAGTGAAGGAAGGTGAGCTTCGTGCCGGTGATGACGCTGCCGAAGCGCGTTATGTGGATTGGGATGATCTGCCCGATATTTGCTTCCCATCGCATAAATTTTTTCTGCAACAAGCAATGAGGATAAGCCGCGAAGGTCACGAAAAACCACTAAGCTTTGATACTGAATTGTTGTATAAAGAAGAAGTTTATGAAATTGTGGGAGCTGCAATAGAAGTGCATAAGGAATTGGGAAATGGTTATTTGGAATCAGTTTATAAAGAAGCAATGGAAATTGTTTCCCAAAAAAGAAAAATTCCATTTGAAACTCAAAAAAAAATCCCGATTCATTTTAAAGGAACAAAACTCGATAAAGAGTTTGTTGCTGATTATGTTGGATATGATAAGATTATTGTTGAATTCAAATGTATTCCCAAACTTACCAAAGTTGAAGTAGCTCAGATAATCAATTATCTAAAAGCTACTGGCATGAAAGTTGGTGTATTGATCAATTTTAGAAGTAGGGGAAAACTGGAATGGAAACGATATATTCTAACATAACTTTTATGTTATAATCGAAATAAAATTGAATAAAATATGATAAATGAGAACACATTTCTTAATGAAACTTGGTGTTCTTAGTGGCAAATAAAACAAGAAACCAAATCTTCGTGGAATTTGGTGTTCTTAGTGGCTAAAAAGGAAATAAAAATGGAAATAAATAAAACTTACGAACCACAGAAAATTGAGAAAAAGTGGTATAAATACTGGTTGGATAATGGATTATTCACACCGGAAATTGATAAGAATAAAAAACCATACACGATTTTAATTCCACCACCAAACGTAACTGGTATTTTGCACATGGGTCACGTTTTGAATAACACTTTGCAAGATGTTATGATACGTTACAAACGAATGACTGGAATTCCTACGTTGTGGATTCCGGGAGTCGATCATGCTGGAATTGCTACGCAGAATATGGTTGAAAAAGAACTGGCAAAAGAAGGTAAAACACGCCACGATATCGGCAGGGAAGAGCTGGTTGAACGCGTTTGGAAATGGAAAGAAGAAAAGGGCGGACGCATCATCGAGCAGCTGAAGCAGCTTGGTTGTTCCTGCGATTGGACGAAACAGCGTTTCACCATGGATGAAGGCCTTTCCGATGCAGTTAAGGAAGTTTTTATCAGTCTCTATAAAAAAGGTTTGATCTACAAAGGAAAGCGCATAATAAATTGGTGTCCGCGCTGCGTTACTGCGCTGGCAAACGATGAAGTTGATTATGAAGATGATAAAGGCCACATGTGGCACATAAAATATCCATTTGTAGAACCTGTCTTCCTGAGCGGAGTAGAAGGAGAACAGAAGATTGAATATCTTACTGTTGCAACTACGCGTCCCGAAACAATGTTGGGCGATACAGCTGTTGCTGTTCATCCAGACGATAAACGTTATAAACAACTGGTTGGGAAGATGGTTAAATTGCCTTTAACTGATCGTGAAATTCCGGTAATTGCAGATGAATATGTAGATAAAGATTTTGGCAGCGGATTTGTGAAAATAACTCCAGCGCACGATCCCAACGATTATGAAGTTGGAATTCGTCACAATTTGGAACAGATCATCGTGATGGATGAACATGGAATAATGAACGAAGAAGCTGGAAAAGAATTTACAGGTTTAAATAGATTTGAGTGTAGAAAAAAAATCGTAAAAATGCTAAAAGAACAGGATCTGCTGGAAAAGATCGAAGATCACGATCATTCGGTTGGGCAGTGTTATCGCTGTGATACAGTGATCGAACCGTATCTTTCCGATCAGTGGTTCGTTAAAATGAAACCATTGGCAGCTCCAGCTATTGAAGCTGTAAAAGATGGCAGAATAAAACTTCAACCAGAACGCTGGACCAAAGTTTATTATCATTGGATGGAAAATGTTCGTGACTGGTGTATTTCCCGTCAGATC
This Candidatus Cloacimonadota bacterium DNA region includes the following protein-coding sequences:
- a CDS encoding GxxExxY protein, which translates into the protein MSIKSESYENINFCQQCGSKLQLQDDHEKKLRLKCSNCGFTFYKNPIPASACVIINDQNKVVVIKRKFEPNAGGWALPSGYVEIDQTPEECAAEEMQEETGLIGEVEKFLGYYTDHSPIYEKVISFGFLMKVKEGELRAGDDAAEARYVDWDDLPDICFPSHKFFLQQAMRISREGHEKPLSFDTELLYKEEVYEIVGAAIEVHKELGNGYLESVYKEAMEIVSQKRKIPFETQKKIPIHFKGTKLDKEFVADYVGYDKIIVEFKCIPKLTKVEVAQIINYLKATGMKVGVLINFRSRGKLEWKRYILT